The sequence GAAAGCATCCACATAGAACATTTTTGCCTTCCGACCGTTACGAAACCGCATCCCTACAAAAATAATTTCCAAGAGAATAATGAGATGATTAATCATCCACGCTTTCTATTCGTCACCAGTAACAAAGATTAAAGGTTTTTCTTTTATTTAAATCGCCTCCTTAGTATCAGCCTTTTGTGTAGTTTTTGAACTGACATCATCAAAAAATAGTCCAACTAAAACCCAAATGGTATCCTATTGCTTTTGCTACCTTGACGATAGGAGTTAATCCATTTTCAATTTTTGTTTAAGGAATGGTCAATCCTTACTTTATCAGCAACATCTTGTTGCGAATAACCTAGGAGCTTACGTCTTTGTGTCATGATGTTTGTTTTCAATTTCTTCACCTCTCTTGTGTAGTTTCCACACTAATTACATAGTGTATTTTTTACACTTTCGATACTTTTGTTCGTTTTTTTACACAATTATTTAAATGTGCATTTTTTTCACTTATAATATAGATAAAATAGATTCGCTTAGGGGAAATACATATGAATTATGGTAAAAGGCTAAAAGAGTTAAGAGAAAGAAAAAAATTGTCGCAACAACAACTTGCTGATAGCTTGAATATCAATCGTTCTACATATGCACGATATGAATTGGCGCAAACTCAACCAGATTTTGAAACTTTGCAAAAATTAGCAGATTTCTATGAGGTATCAACCGACTACCTCCTAGGAAGAGAAGAAAACAAAGTAAATGTTGCCGGTCAAGAAATCAACCTCACCCCAGAAGAGTACAAAGTCTTTGAAGTGCTAAAGAAACATCCGGTTCTCTTCCATGATCTTGCTTCGGACCCGGAGAAAAAGATTAAAGAACTGATTAAGTTATACCAAGTGAAAAAGATGTTCTTAGAGGAAGACGAAGAAGAATACGGAGACGGATTTGGTGAGTTTGATGATTAAAACGAAAGGAATGGTATGAGTGAATAACGATTTAAAACCAATGTTAGAATCAATCATTCAGGAAGCTTTAAAACCGATCAAAGAAGAGCTAAAAACGATTAAAACTCAATTAGATGAAAACACACAAATAACAAAATCAATCTTACATCGCCAAAATGAAACGGACGCTAAAATGGATTCTATCTCCATTGATGTTCATAAAGTACACGGAGAACTCACCTTCGTAAAGGAAGAAATTGCTGATATTAAGGATACCGTTGATTTCACTTATCAAAAAACATCCAAAAATGAGTTAGAAATCTTCAAGTTAAAACGAGAATAATGAATGACTAACTAAGAAGAATTCATAATCGGAGATGTTAAAATGCAAGGAACTGGTAAAAAACTACTCTAGAAAGATGGGAACAGTTTGCCTTTAATATTTTATCCCATTTTAATTATGCTGATCCAGACGAAATTGACATCTATGATATATGTTGGAAATAGGGACTCGTGTACTCCCTTTCCATCCGGATTTTACTGAACCCTTCCTAGATTACAAATCTATTAATCATCTAAAATCATTTTCAATACCGAAACACAAAGGTCGGCGAGGAACAATTTTTATTACAGAAGAAGGATTGAATCCTATCGAAAAGAAATTGCTCATTGCAGAAGAATTTTGCCGCTGCTACGCCCATTTTTCTTCACAACTTAATGTAGACAAGTATGGTATAAACAGGAAAATCAAGCAAAGCAGTTGTCCGCTTATTTGTTAATGCCGTGGATGTTTTTTAAAAGCATATTGAATTTCGCTATTGATTAAGCTGTTTTATCTCTGAAATCGTTGATTACTTTTTAGTAAAGGAAGAATTTGCGCAATATAGGTTGGAACTCTGTTTAAACATAAAATTGATGCTCTTATACCATTCAGAAACGGGGTTGGGAGTATTGATTGGTTTTAATTTTTTTACAGTATTTTTAGGTAAAATTACCTAATTACATAGTCATATCAAAAGGAGCGTTATGTAATGAGTCAAGCAAATGAAGCAAACCGCGAAGAGTCGTATTTTGATGGAGGATTGCTCCAATATATTGGTTGGAGGATTCTAGGTTTTTTGGTAACTGTCTGTACTCTTGGGATATGTTTACCGTGGTCTTATACTATGATTTATCGCTGGAAAATTGAGCACACAGTTATTAATGGTAGAAGATTAACGTTTAATGGGTCAGCAATAGGGTTGTTTGGAAATTGGATAAAATGGTGGTTTTTCACAGTCATTACATTAGGAATTTACGGTTTCTGGGTTTTTATCAAATTAGAAAAGTGGAAAACAAAATATACAACATTTGCTTAACGGATAAAGTGGGGATTATATGATGGATTCAAATAAGAAACCTTTCTTTTAAAAATGGTGGTTCTGGGTAATTATTATTATTTTTGCGTTTGCTCTAGTTAATCAAGAAAAAGAAAAAAAGACAGATGAGAATCCATTAGATAAGATCAAAAAGAAGAAGTATGTCACCTCTTTGGAATTAAGTGATGATGGCGTTGTTAATGTTGAAAGAAATATAAAATGAGTATCGAAACAATTTAATAAAAGATTATAACAAGCCACTTTACGTTGAAGAATAAAAAGCTCTCATACTTAGGGCTTTTTATTTAAAGTAGAAACAGAACATACACTCTTAAAAGAGTGACATTATGGATAACAAACACCCTGATAACCTAAAAAATCGTAAAAATACCCGTTTACTCAAAGATTCAAGTTAAAAACGGTAGATTAATAGCACTTGACCTTTTCAACCTTTTCCACCGCGATTTGAGCATCTATAACCACTCTAGATGACCATTTCACTAAGTTTTTTGGCCATTTGAACAATTGTAAAAGAAATTTTCAAAAAATCGCGATAAACAATTTCGCCATGAAATAACCAATAACACCACAACCAGGAAATGTAAGTACCCAAGCCCAGACCATTTCTTTAGCCACATTCCAGTTAACATTCGTTAATCGTTTCGAAGCACCAACGCCCATGATTGCTGTCGTTTTTGTATGGGTAGTACTTACAGGGAGTCCAAACAAGGATGCTGTGAAAAGAGAAATGACACCGGCAAGATCTGATGCAAACCCTTCATGTCTTCTCAACTTCACCATATCCATACCGACCGACTTAATAATACGGTAGCCGCCAATGCTCGTTCCTAAACTAATGACAATACTAATAAGAAACATCACCCATGGTGGAATCGCAAATGTTGTCGTGTCTGTCACACCTTGGGAAAGATAAATACCAAATAAAAAAACACCGATAAACTTTTGCCCATCTTGTGCACCGTGCATAAAGGCCATCCCAGCACCAGCAGCATTTTCAGCGTATTTAAAAAATTTTTCAGCCGTTTGTAAATGGGCATGACGAAATAAATAGTTTATCCCCCTTACGATCAAATAACCGAGTCCAAACCCCATAATTGTTGAAACGAATAGGCCATAAATTACTTTCGCCCATTCATGTCCATTGACACCAGCTAGTCCCCCTTGTAAAGCTATTGCTGCCCCAGTTAATCCAGCAATTAATGCATGACTTTCACTAGTAGGAATTCCAAAATACCATGCACCCGTAGCCCATAAAACAATAGCAACCATCGCAGCGCATAAAGCAACGATACTATCATGCGCATTCCCACTGAAGTCAACCATATTGTAAATCGTTTGTGCAACAGTAGAGTTAATTAAAGTCATCACTGTTACACCTAAAAAATTCATAACCGCAGCCATAATAATCGCACCACGAACACTCATACATCGGGTTGATACACATGTAGCAATCGCATTAGGAGCATCTGTCCAACCGTTTACCAATACGACACCTAATGTTAAAATAACCGTTACAAGCATAATCGGATTTCCAGCAAGCATTTGCGTAAATTCAGTAAATGAAAGTGGCATTCACTCACCCCATTTGTTTATTTGCAGTCTTCTCAATGGTTCACACCAAAACCGCCTATTCAAACATTTTTCACACCACATGTGATACCGCTTTATCTAATCAAACCCCCATATATTAGTATTTTCCAACCTCAAAGCAGAGAATCTACCTTTTTGAGACTAACCTTCAATGAGACTTCAATTAATTTGTGAAAAAATTAACATATCCTAATTTTATTTTACTCAATAAAAGATTAAAAGAAAAAGAAAAAACGCTGCCATAAAGGCACCGCGTCCTTTCAATTTTATTCTTCTATAACTCAAGAAAACACGAGTAACTTGGCGTCCTTCCCACACCTTTCATTTCGTGATAGACTCGAAAAATGATATGAATCGGGTTCTTCCAATTCCTCTTAAAACCCGCTAAAATAGTACCTTTCCGAATCCCCAATTTTTCCTTACTCGTTCACACAGCTGCTTTCCGAATCCTTAATTTCTTCTAAAACCCGTAAAGATAAGACATGTAATCGCAGCAACCGTCGTTACAATGATTGCTATCATTAATCCAAGTGCTGCCATAAACGTATCATCTCCCGGGAATTGCGGCTCAAGCGTTACATACCAATAAACAAATACCCCAGTTAAAAATATATAAAAACTACTTCCAACCAATCCCATTACGAATCGATGTATCTTAGTTCCATTCCAAGCTCTATTTAATATCGACCACGAATAGATACTAGCCAAAACTGCAAGAAACATGATGATGAAATGAAAATACGGAATCATCAAGTCCAGTAAAAAAAATAAAATTGCAATTGTAAGTAAAAATAAAGTTGCATTTACAAGAAAAAGGAAACCTCCTGAAAGCCACGGATTTCGATACCAATTTGCTCGTTCTAATTTCATATATAGATTTCTTTTTCCAACCTTTTCTAATAGCGGTTCTCGAAACAAAGTTGAAAGGTAAATACTTATCCCTCCAACTAACAAAATCATTATCAAGCTCATATAAAAGTCTCCTTAATCCTCGTCTTTTCTATACTCCAGAAGATCACCTGGTTGACAATCTAATACTTTACAAATTGCTTCTAAAGTAGAAAACCGTATTGCCTTTGCTTTTCCATTTTTTAAAATGGAAATATTGGCCATCGTAATACCAACCTTTTCTGAAAGTTCCGTTACACTCATTTTCCGCTTTGCTAACATAACGTCGAGATTTACAATTATCGCCATTTTCTCACCTCAAATCGGTCATTCTCTTTTCCATACTCCCTATTAATTGTCCTCTTTCGTTAGACTTGTTTTCAGCATCTTATTAATCATCAAATTGTTAAATCATTTTCATTCTTTATATCTAGGGCACTTTTTAATACCTCTTGGAGTACTGTTGTAAACACATAGATGACAATCGTCGCAAAAACAATAACAATTCCAACTAAGGCAATACTTGGATGTAAGGCGCTTTGAGTGATTAGATAAATGATTCCAACGATGTATAAAACAAAAATTGCAATAGCACTCGATTTTATTCGACCTAGAGAAAAAACCGCTAACTCCGAAAATGCTTCTCCTCTTTCAATAAAGCGAAGTAGTCTGAACGCCTCGTAAAGCGCGATAAAAAACGGAATAACCGTAAGATAAACTCCGATAAGAATTGGATATTGCAAATGGGCAAACTCTGGATACATGTTTGCAATATAATTAGCTAACCATGGTAAAAGAAAAATACAAATGAGCAGTACAGCTAGACCAATGAGTAACACTGATATTTTAAGAAAATTAGTTGATGCTTTTGACATATATACCCCACCATTCGAAATTATTTGATTTTATTTTATCGCATCATTTATTGTTTATCAATATATTTTTGTTGTTTATTTTAATTTTTTTATTGTTATCCATATTTTCAATGATAAACAATATTTATTTACCATTTTTCTTAGTTGTAAACTAGAACAAGTTAATACTGAATTGAAAATATTTACAATACAATATTTAATAAAGATAAAAAAATCATTCTACAAAAGGAAAGTACAATGAAAATAGTTATTGCACCAGATTTAGATAAAGGAAGTCTTTCATCTATTCGTGTGGCAAACACAATGAAACAAGGAATAAGTGAGATTTACCCTCACGCTAATATTAGCTTAAAACCGATGGCAGATGGTGGGGAAGGAACAGTTGATACAATTTTATTTCCAACTCAGGAAATAAAGTGAAATGAATGGGGCCATTAGACGAGCCGATCCAAACGTATTATGCAATTGACGATTCCGCTGTTTTGGAATGTGCAAATATTGCCGGTTTAACCCATGTACCACTCCGCCTTAAAAACATAACTACATATGGACTTGGCGAAGTAATGAAACGCCCGTTAGTTAGATAAAGGCTGTACAAAATTCATTATTATCTTAGGCGAAAGTTTTTCTTTTTCAACAAACAAAACAAATGATCCATTTTTATCAGTCATTAAAAGGATTTCATAATTAAGTTCCATTCATTATTGAACACTACATATCAAAATTTCCACCATATCTTTTAAGGGAGGTGATGCAAAAGATCTATTTCGTAAGTTTAAAAATCAACGAATAAAAGGGGTGGGAAGTTTGACAGGATTTGGTCTTATTAGTTTAATCATTTTAGCTGTGCTGTTTATTGTGTTTTCAACAGCAAAACTAAAGGTGCATCCATTTTTATCATTGATGTTTGCAGCATTTGCTTTAGGTTTGTTAGCAAGATTACCACTTGCCACAGTTGTTGAATCTGTCAATCTTGGTTTTGGGGCATTAATGGGGAATATTGGTCTTGTCATTGTCTTTGGAACGATTATTGGCGTGATCTTAGAAAAATCTGGTGCAGCACTTCGTATGGCAGAAGTCATTTTACGCATCGTTGGCGAAAAACGGCCACAGATGGCGATGAGTATTATTGGTGGGATTGTAAGTATACCTGTCTTTTGCGATTCAGGTTATGTAATTATTTCTTCATTAAAAAAAGCATTAGCACGTAAAGCCAAAGTTGCGATTGCATCAATGGCGATTGCATTATCTACCGGGTTATTCGCTACTCATACACTCGTGCCACCAACTCCAGGACCGATTGCTGCTGCTGGCAATATTGGGGCAGAAGCCTATCTAGGTACGATTATTTTAATCGGTTTAATTGTTTCGGTTCCAACGATCATTATCGGTTATATATGGGCTATGAAAGTGGGAACAAAAATTAAAGTGGAAGGAGAAGAATTACAAACAATAGATTATGATTCAATTGTGAGTGAATTTGGAAAAATGCCTTCTACAATGAAATCTTTCGCCCCCATCGTTTTGCCTATTGTCCTTATTGGGATTAGTTCTTTTACTATATTTGCAGATTGGAAAGGTATGTTAGCTGATATCTTCATCTTTTTAGGAACTCCGGTTGTTGCATTATTTATTGGTGTATTATTTGCATTACTTTTACTACCTCAGTATAATGAACAAACATTAAGTGATTGGATTGGGCAAGCGTTAAAAGAAGCTGCACCAATATTACTTATTACCGGTGCTGGAGGAGCATTCGGAAAAGTAATTAGTACAACACCTATTGCTGAATATATTCAAAGTTTAGGAGAAAATACCCTGTTAACCGGTGCCTTGTTTCTAATTATTCCATTCCTTATTGCTGCAGCTTTAAAATCAGCACAGGGTTCATCAACAGCAGCCTTAGTTATTACATCTACATTAATCGCTCCACTTCTTCCTCAGCTAGAAATTGTCGGTTCAATACCACTAGCGCTTGTTGTAATGGCCATTGGTGCAGGAGCAATGGTTGTCTCTCATGTAAATGATAGTTATTTTTGGGTAGTAAAAGAATTTAGCGGGATGTCCGTTACACAAGCATATAAAGCTCAAACAGCAGCTACATTATTACAAGGGATTGTTGCATTTTTAACTACATTATTATTGTGGGTTATCTTGGTCTAACCAAAAGGAATACCGGTCGCTATGGTTTATACACTTACGACCGGTAGTTATGCTCTATTTTCAAAATTAAGTCTATTCCCAACTCATTCAATATATACATACTAAACAATCAACTAATCATACAAGATTCATTTAATATTCAACCTTTTCTAGTTGCTTCCAATACTTTTCATTTCCCGGTAAGTCATCAAACCAACTTGCATCGTCTGGACAATCTAAAATCATGAGTTCCCCGTAATTCCCATATTTTGCTTGATGGTATTTCAAATAAGCCTTCCCATTTTTTACCGCCAATATTTCAATCTTTCCTGAACTATGGCTCATCGCTAGACGAACCCGCTTGCCAAGTCCTGATGTTCGTGCCTTTGCTGCCTCTACAATTTCATATACCTCTTTTAATGGAAGAACAAAATCATGATTTCCTGCAACAGGACGATTAATGAAAAAGTAATATGGATGAACTCCAGCCCAGGACAGCTTGTCTAATAGTTCAGCAAGTACATTCGGATCATCGTTAATTCCTCTTAATACTGGGGTTTGGTTCAACACGATAGCACCGGCCTCGATTAATGCGGATATTGCTTTTTTCGATTCAGTAGTAATTTCATTCGGGTGATTAATATGAGTCATAATATAAATTCTCTTCTCCGGTGTTGAATATGTTCGAATTAAGTCTAGTAGTGCTTCATCTTCATAAATGCGCATTGGTTGAAAGACTGGTAGTTTCGATCCCAACCGAATAATTTTTACATGATCAATTTCCCTTAGTTGTGTAATGATGTTTCTGAGGCGTTTTGTTGAAAGCATTAGAGAATCTCCACCAGTTAAGAGCACATTATTAATTTCTGGATGTTGGCCGATGTAGTTTATTCCTGGTTGGGGATTCATGTGTACTTCCTCATGGTCGTTATTAAATAACCGCTTTCGAAAACAAAAGCGACAATATGCACCACAAATCTCAGATACAACAAGTAATGCTGTTGTTTTATATTTATGTTGGCAACCTGGAACAACATAATTTGCTGCCTCATCACTTGCATCCCATTGACCGTACTCATCCAGTTCACTTTCACTCGGGATAATAATTTTTCGAATCGGATCATCAGGATTATTCCAATCAATTAGACTAAGATAATAGTCGTTAGCCCGAAATACAAAATTTTCTGCTACCGGTTTCACTCTTTCCTTATCATCTTGCGGAAGTTGTTCTACTTGATCAATCGACGTGTAAAATTTTACCTTCATTTATTATCACCCCTACTTTGAAATTACTATCTTCTCTTATCATAACAAACGTAGGGGTGTTACATATGTCAATTCACCAACATAATTCTAAAAATTTTGTTAACTAATACAAAAACGATTGCTATTTTATCTTAACTTTAACATTGCCTTTAACTCTTGTCGGATAATCAATTATTTTCAACAATAGTTGATTGCTTTCTGCCGGGAACGTTAAATCCCCTATTTGAGTAAATTCAAGTTCTGATTCACCCGAGGAACTACCTAGCTCATTCCACTCATACGTTGCTCCAGTTTCATCCCTGTATTCATGGTCAAATATTTGATAATAATGATTGACATCCCGCTTCTCTTTACTTTCTATTAAAAATTCAACAGTCGTCATTTCTTTATTTCTTGATACATTTTGTAGCGTCAACCCTTCACTTGGACCTTTGATAATTTTCTTCTTATTTAAATCAACAGCAACATCCAATTGGTTTTTGTCTAATGCACGTAAAGTTGTGAACCGGATAAACAGTTCTTTCGGCTTGGTAAAATAGTTACTTTGAATAAATAAAATTTGTTCATTTCTACTTATATGTTCAGCTGTAATCCCATCTTGAATACTAGCCCACTTTTCACCTTTTTCATCTACAATTGTCAAATCATCAAAGGCAAAAATCTGTTTTGGATTATTTGGGTCAAACAACACATGTAAAGCAACTCTCGTCGGATAAACGGTAACATTTTTAAAAGTAATCGTTTGCCCCTCTATTTGCACCGACTTATTAAGTTCAAATGTCTTAATATTCCCATAAAATTTCTCTTGATCAATTGGAAATGTTAATTCCCACTTTTGATTAGACGATTCCTTTTTATTCGGTTCCATTTCGATCTTTGCTTGAATTGTCACTGTCTTTGGTAATTTTTTCACATCATCATGCATACCAACTTCCATTTTCCCGTGAACTACTTTACCTTTTTTAATCCCGGCATGTGGTGAATAACTCAATGTTCCTTCCAACGATTCACCTTTTTCATTCACTATTTTCACATCATCTAATCGAATGGATGTTAAGCTCTCGTCACTTTCTAATGAATAAAAGAAAATCATTTGCGATTCATCAGCAATTACCTCATTAATCGTAAACGTAATTCCTTGATGACTTACTGATTTATTAACAACTTGAAGAAAATCATTTTGTACCGCTCGTTCCAGTCCTTTATCTCCTTGAATAAATTGTATAATTCTTTCCATTCCAGGAACTTGACTAACAAGTGATGCAAAAACTGGAGACACGCGAATAGATATAATCGATAGAAAAAGAAGGGCTGCTATTGTAAATGTGCTAAGCTTTGTATGATGGATTCTTCTTTTCGTTCGCTTTCCATGTTCGATACCAGAATAAATATACGTATCAATCTCATCAGGTATCTGGATATCATGATAATGTGTCTTACTCTTCATAAGCTCCTTTTCTTCTTTTTCAAACATGAAAATCACCACCTTTTTTCAATTCCCCACGCAAAAATATCAATGCTTTATTTAGCCATGTCTTCACTGTTCCGATAGGTCTTCCTACACTTTCCGCAATTTGCTCGATCGTTAAATCTTGATAATATTTGAGAATAATAATTTCTTGATATCTCGGTTCTAATTGTTGAAGTGCTTCTTGAACATGAATTCGATTATCATGGTCCTCAATCACACTGTTATTGTTCTCGTATTCTTGAAGAAGAAGTCGCGAATCTCTTTTCAGTTCATCGACACAATAGTTAATCATAATCCTCGTTATCCACGTGGCAAAAAATTTAGGTTCTTTTACTTTTTTTATATTTTTATAGGCACGAAAGGTCACCTCTTGGATTGCTTCCAATGCATCTTGTTCGTTTTTTAAATAGGAATAGGCCACTCGGTATAGTTGTTTTTTCTGTTGACTCATAATTTGAAAAAAAGCCGCCTCATCTCCTTTTTGTGCGTTTTTAAATGTTTTCACATCCATGTCCTCACCCTTTCGATTGCTCTTTACTTATTAGACCGTTTAGGAGTCGTTTTGGTTTTGAAGATTCATATGAAATTAAAAAATATCACATAGACTCTCGTGTTCTATGTGATCATCTCATTACTATATAGTCGTTTTGGTAACCATTATTTACACAAAATGATATGCATTTAATAACTGAGTAACTCGATTCCGTCCATTGCCCTTTGAGTGGTACAATGCTTTGTCCGTTAATAGAATGAGTTGTTCATACTCCATTTCTTTCGTGGGTACAATGGTACTAACACCTACACTAACCGTAACATAATCATTTACTTTTGATGTTTCATGTGGGATGTTCAAATTAAGGATGCTCTGTCTTACCTCTTCAGCAATCGCGAGTGCTTCTTGTTTTGATTGTTCAAGGAGTAAAATACAAAATTCTTCTCCTCCATATCTTGCTACAAGATGATGCTTATTTTCGTTATATCGCTGAACTTGGTTCGAAATCATTTTCAAACAATCATCACCAGCTAAGTGGCCATAAGTATCATTGTATTTTTTAAAATAATCAATATCAAATAAAATAAGAGAAATACACTCTCCATGTTCTTTACAAAGTTCCCAATGTTTTTGCAAAAAATCATTAAAGTAACGGCGATTGTATAAACCTGTTAAACCATCAATATTTGCTTTCAATTCTAAAGTTCTTATACTATTCGACAGTTCCGATTTCATCATATCGACTTTGTTAATTAATTCAGCTAATTCATCTTTTTGCTGATAATGTGGAATTTTATGAGTAAAGTCATGTTTCGCATACGCGTTTACAGAAGCACCTAAATCAATAATTGGTTTAATAATGGACTTAAGAACTTTTAAATTAATAAGTAAATTTACTAACATCGTTCCAATAATAATAAAAACTAAACTAGCTAAAGTCATGTTAATTCTTTTATTCATCGTATTCCGTACAATCGTTCGTTCTTTTTCAATTTGTTCGGTAAATATTATAAACGTTCTACGGAAGTCATCGAGTGCATTCTTTTCCTCATTTAACAAAGAAATGCTAGGTTCTTCTCCCCTCAACATCATTTCTACATACGGAGCACCATATTGTTCATGCCAATATTTTCCTTTTTCAATTAACTCATCGATTTCATCCGTTAAATCTGGATAGTCTTTCCTTTGATTTTTTAATTTAGTTAACGTATTCAAAAAAACCTCTTTACCTTGCTGATAGGGTTCTAAAAATTTGTAATCCGCTGTTAAATCATAGCCACGTTGCCCTGTCTCTTGATCAATAATTGCTTTATAAAACAAGTTCGCTGAATTATCAATGCGATCCAAAGCCCGCTGTCCTTTTATATTTTCATTTAGAGATAAACGTATTCCCACGATACCAATAATGGTAAACGCTATTATAACTACGGCAGAGAATATTAAGGAGTATAGTAATCTATTACCAAGCTTTCCAAGTGAGTTAAATTTCATACGAGCAAGACACACCTTTAACTATATCTAAAATGGGAGTTTTTACCTAAATCTTATCATCTATTCTATCATAATCCATTACCAATTGCCCAACTTTACTATAATTCAGTTTATAGAGAAAATTGTTGTTGCAAGAGGCATTTTATATGAGAATAATA comes from Bacillus andreraoultii and encodes:
- a CDS encoding sensor domain-containing diguanylate cyclase, yielding MKFNSLGKLGNRLLYSLIFSAVVIIAFTIIGIVGIRLSLNENIKGQRALDRIDNSANLFYKAIIDQETGQRGYDLTADYKFLEPYQQGKEVFLNTLTKLKNQRKDYPDLTDEIDELIEKGKYWHEQYGAPYVEMMLRGEEPSISLLNEEKNALDDFRRTFIIFTEQIEKERTIVRNTMNKRINMTLASLVFIIIGTMLVNLLINLKVLKSIIKPIIDLGASVNAYAKHDFTHKIPHYQQKDELAELINKVDMMKSELSNSIRTLELKANIDGLTGLYNRRYFNDFLQKHWELCKEHGECISLILFDIDYFKKYNDTYGHLAGDDCLKMISNQVQRYNENKHHLVARYGGEEFCILLLEQSKQEALAIAEEVRQSILNLNIPHETSKVNDYVTVSVGVSTIVPTKEMEYEQLILLTDKALYHSKGNGRNRVTQLLNAYHFV